One genomic window of Diospyros lotus cultivar Yz01 chromosome 8, ASM1463336v1, whole genome shotgun sequence includes the following:
- the LOC127808821 gene encoding uncharacterized protein LOC127808821: MCNRKDTAKIMWEWLRCSGTKTKHKAQNQQTLLGHRSGDADHAAEDDPTATVASTLMVLVAWLSRRRRRYLLLALCSPVLIPFLCATFPLLCAAEVCIRLCRLRRRRRLLKSAPPTDDHGGDGMHLCEEGRCGGGEGGESVLLQRYLENQLVLALGSVHDCGDYDYDEDDHDDTPDEGGGGG, encoded by the coding sequence ATGTGCAATCGCAAAGATACTGCGAAAATCATGTGGGAATGGTTGCGGTGTTCGGGGACCAAAACCAAGCACAAAGCTCAGAATCAACAGACCTTGCTCGGCCACCGGAGCGGCGATGCCGATCACGCCGCGGAGGACGATCCAACGGCCACCGTCGCATCAACGCTGATGGTCCTGGTAGCCTGGCTGAGCCGCCGCCGTAGACGATACCTCCTCCTCGCCCTCTGCTCGCCGGTCCTCATCCCCTTCCTCTGCGCGACCTTCCCCCTCCTCTGCGCCGCTGAGGTCTGCATCCGCCTCTGCCGCCTCCGTCGCCGCCGGAGACTCCTCAAATCTGCTCCTCCCACCGACGACCACGGCGGCGATGGGATGCACCTCTGCGAGGAAGGCCGATGCGGCGGTGGTGAAGGCGGTGAATCGGTTCTCCTGCAGAGGTATCTCGAAAACCAATTGGTTCTTGCTCTTGGATCTGTACATGACTGTGGCGATTACGATTACGATGAGGACGACCACGACGACACGCCAGATGAAGGCGGTGGCGGCGGATGA